A genomic segment from Candidatus Viadribacter manganicus encodes:
- a CDS encoding GNAT family N-acetyltransferase — MPSHALACGGVFVYLAQMTTIGPTLITARLILRPPQHEDFDGFAAMAQEEETMRFIGGLAPRDAAWRGMASLAGSWAMLGYGMFSVIRRDTNEWIGRLGPWRPGGKEGNWPGDEVGWGVRASAMGQGFAQEGAIAATDWAFDNLGWDHVIHCIDKRNLPSIKLAERLGSQLETEDVQLAPPFEAHKVDLYGQSKAAWRARR, encoded by the coding sequence ATGCCGTCGCATGCTTTGGCCTGCGGCGGCGTTTTCGTTTACCTTGCGCAGATGACCACCATCGGCCCAACGCTCATCACCGCGCGCCTCATCCTGCGTCCGCCGCAACACGAAGATTTCGACGGCTTCGCCGCCATGGCGCAGGAAGAGGAGACGATGCGCTTCATCGGCGGCCTCGCGCCGCGCGATGCGGCTTGGCGCGGCATGGCTTCGCTCGCAGGCTCGTGGGCGATGCTTGGCTACGGCATGTTCTCGGTCATCCGCCGCGACACCAACGAATGGATCGGGCGGCTTGGTCCGTGGCGCCCGGGTGGCAAGGAAGGCAATTGGCCGGGCGATGAAGTCGGTTGGGGCGTGAGGGCGTCAGCAATGGGGCAGGGTTTCGCGCAAGAGGGCGCGATCGCCGCCACCGATTGGGCGTTCGACAACCTCGGCTGGGATCACGTCATCCACTGCATCGACAAGCGCAATTTGCCCTCGATCAAACTCGCTGAACGTTTGGGATCGCAGCTCGAAACCGAGGACGTGCAACTCGCGCCGCCCTTTGAGGCGCATAAGGTCGATCTCTACGGTCAGTCGAAGGCTGCGTGGAGAGCGCGCCGCTAG
- the ybeY gene encoding rRNA maturation RNase YbeY encodes MAELEVDILANSQLWRGHEGLLSRALAAAAEVEGKFGTVSLLLGDDASVAELNQQFRGKSGPTNVLSFPPAAGSAEPGFLGDIALAAETIVEQANFQGKRFEIHAAHLVVHGFLHLIGYDHENPADADVMETRERVILASLGIEDPYA; translated from the coding sequence GTGGCTGAACTCGAAGTTGATATCCTGGCGAACTCGCAACTTTGGCGCGGGCACGAGGGCCTGTTGTCGAGGGCGCTGGCTGCGGCCGCCGAGGTAGAGGGAAAATTCGGAACCGTTTCATTGCTGTTGGGTGACGACGCTTCTGTGGCGGAGCTCAATCAGCAATTTCGAGGCAAGAGCGGGCCAACGAACGTGTTGTCGTTCCCGCCCGCTGCTGGCTCAGCGGAGCCAGGTTTCCTGGGCGATATCGCGCTCGCGGCGGAAACCATTGTCGAGCAAGCGAATTTTCAAGGTAAACGGTTCGAAATTCATGCCGCCCACTTAGTGGTGCACGGATTTTTGCACCTGATAGGCTATGATCACGAAAATCCGGCCGACGCCGATGTTATGGAAACGCGAGAGCGCGTGATCCTTGCATCGCTTGGGATAGAAGATCCTTACGCGTAA
- the metK gene encoding methionine adenosyltransferase, whose amino-acid sequence MARSNYVFTSESVSEGHPDKVADRISDTVVDAFIAADPEARVACETMVTTNRIILAGEVRAGKPGNDKAANKAFTKEIIASLQPKVRAAVKDIGYEQKGFHWEKAKYACYLHGQSAHIAQGVDSSAKKDEGAGDQGIMFGYACNETPEQMPATLQYSHNILKRLAEVRHSGERPELEPDAKSQVTLRYENGKPVEVVAIVVSHQHAKKLGDKNYSQARFAEIVKPIAASVFPAGLITKKTKWHINPTGKFEIGGPDGDSGLTGRKIIVDTYGGAAPHGGGAFSGKDPTKVDRSAAYACRYLAKNVVAAGLADRCTIQISYAIGVAVPTSFYVDLHGADTIDPAILEAKLPEMIGGATPRSIRNHLKLNRPIYARTAAYGHFGRQPDNEGGFTWERDDLVAELKGLA is encoded by the coding sequence GTGGCCCGCAGCAACTACGTGTTCACAAGCGAGAGCGTCTCTGAGGGCCACCCCGATAAAGTCGCGGACCGCATCTCGGACACCGTGGTTGACGCATTTATCGCGGCCGATCCTGAAGCTCGCGTCGCCTGCGAGACTATGGTTACGACCAATCGCATTATCCTCGCGGGCGAAGTCCGCGCTGGAAAGCCGGGTAACGACAAAGCCGCCAACAAGGCTTTCACCAAAGAGATCATCGCTTCCCTGCAACCGAAGGTCCGCGCTGCGGTGAAGGACATTGGTTACGAGCAGAAGGGTTTCCACTGGGAGAAGGCTAAGTATGCCTGCTACCTGCACGGGCAATCCGCGCACATCGCTCAAGGCGTCGATTCTTCTGCCAAGAAGGACGAGGGCGCCGGCGACCAGGGCATCATGTTCGGCTACGCGTGCAATGAAACGCCCGAGCAAATGCCGGCGACGCTGCAATACTCGCACAACATCCTGAAGCGCCTCGCGGAAGTGCGCCACTCGGGCGAGCGTCCGGAACTCGAGCCGGATGCGAAGAGCCAAGTCACGCTGCGCTACGAAAACGGCAAGCCCGTTGAAGTCGTCGCTATTGTTGTCAGCCACCAGCACGCGAAGAAGCTTGGTGACAAGAATTACAGTCAAGCGCGCTTCGCCGAGATCGTGAAGCCGATCGCGGCTTCGGTTTTCCCGGCAGGTCTCATCACCAAGAAAACTAAGTGGCACATTAACCCGACCGGCAAGTTCGAAATCGGCGGTCCGGACGGCGATAGTGGTCTCACCGGCCGCAAGATCATCGTCGACACGTACGGTGGCGCAGCTCCGCACGGCGGCGGCGCGTTTTCAGGCAAGGATCCGACGAAAGTCGACCGCTCGGCAGCTTACGCTTGCCGGTACCTTGCAAAGAACGTGGTCGCCGCGGGCCTCGCCGATCGCTGCACGATCCAAATCAGTTACGCCATCGGTGTTGCCGTGCCGACGAGCTTCTATGTCGACCTCCACGGCGCCGACACTATCGATCCTGCCATCCTGGAAGCGAAATTGCCGGAAATGATTGGCGGCGCGACGCCGCGTTCGATCCGCAACCATTTGAAGCTCAATCGTCCGATTTACGCGCGCACCGCTGCTTACGGCCACTTTGGCCGTCAGCCGGACAATGAAGGTGGCTTCACCTGGGAGCGTGACGATCTGGTGGCCGAGCTGAAGGGGCTCGCCTAA
- a CDS encoding hemolysin family protein, with translation MVETTNEAADPPSRRRAGLLQRWTRIFARGKLGSAEAVEEALREREENGSPIELAHKDLILRAAHFDQLKVADVMRARAEIVAIEAGATLGEAARVFAESQHSRLPIYGETLDDPQGFVHVRDVLALLSPNEEGVADAQFADRSLPRIRREILFVPQSMTLARLFLRMQSSRIHLALVVDEYGGTDGLVSMEDLVEQIVGAIDDEHDVESALVLERPNGAFEADGRAPIAELEEKLGKSLALPDHEDEFDTAAGLAVALAARLPQRGEILRHPTGFDVEIVDADPRRVKRIRIKPATEASAKVQTVAPKENATHRSA, from the coding sequence ATGGTTGAGACGACAAACGAAGCTGCCGACCCTCCCTCGCGAAGACGCGCGGGCCTACTTCAACGCTGGACGCGCATTTTCGCGCGCGGGAAGCTAGGGTCCGCTGAGGCAGTCGAAGAGGCGCTCAGAGAGCGCGAAGAGAACGGCAGTCCGATAGAATTGGCGCACAAGGATCTGATCCTACGCGCGGCGCATTTTGATCAACTCAAAGTCGCCGACGTGATGCGCGCGCGCGCAGAAATCGTCGCGATCGAAGCTGGCGCCACCTTGGGCGAGGCCGCGCGCGTGTTCGCCGAAAGTCAGCATTCGCGCTTGCCGATTTATGGCGAAACCCTGGATGACCCGCAGGGCTTTGTGCACGTGCGCGACGTGTTGGCTTTGCTTTCGCCGAACGAGGAGGGGGTTGCGGATGCGCAGTTCGCCGACCGTTCGCTGCCGCGCATCCGCCGTGAAATCCTGTTCGTCCCGCAATCGATGACGCTTGCGCGTCTTTTCCTGCGTATGCAGTCAAGCCGCATCCACTTGGCGCTCGTCGTTGATGAATACGGCGGCACTGACGGTCTGGTCTCGATGGAAGATCTCGTCGAGCAAATCGTTGGTGCAATCGATGACGAACACGACGTCGAGTCCGCTCTGGTGCTTGAACGCCCGAACGGCGCCTTCGAGGCGGACGGTCGCGCGCCGATTGCGGAGCTCGAAGAAAAGCTCGGTAAGTCGCTCGCGCTTCCGGACCACGAAGATGAATTTGACACTGCGGCCGGTCTCGCCGTGGCGTTGGCGGCGCGTTTGCCGCAGCGCGGTGAAATTTTGCGTCACCCGACCGGCTTCGACGTTGAAATCGTCGATGCCGATCCGCGCCGTGTGAAACGCATCAGGATCAAACCCGCAACCGAAGCATCAGCTAAGGTTCAGACGGTGGCGCCGAAGGAAAACGCGACGCATCGCAGCGCGTGA
- a CDS encoding class I SAM-dependent methyltransferase has translation MSSSRGLTPEIIRYLAHVNPPEHPVLARCREETQKLPMARMQISAEQGAFMQVMTRLLNAKRVFEVGVFTGYSSTAVALTMKDLHPVGAKLLACDISDEWTTKARSYWREALVDDIIELKLAPATETLDARIAAGEAGQYDLGFVDADKTGYDAYYERGLHLLRKGGVMLFDNVLWSGRVADPADTSADTSALRALAQKAKADARVHAAMTSIGDGLLFCVKK, from the coding sequence ATGTCCTCTTCACGTGGTCTCACACCCGAAATCATCCGCTATCTCGCGCACGTAAATCCGCCGGAGCACCCGGTGCTCGCGCGTTGTCGCGAAGAAACACAAAAACTGCCGATGGCGCGGATGCAGATCAGCGCCGAACAAGGCGCGTTCATGCAAGTCATGACACGCCTGCTGAATGCAAAGCGCGTGTTTGAGGTCGGTGTCTTTACCGGTTATTCCTCGACCGCAGTCGCTTTGACGATGAAGGACTTGCATCCTGTCGGTGCCAAGCTGCTTGCTTGCGATATCTCCGATGAGTGGACCACCAAGGCGCGCTCTTATTGGCGTGAGGCGCTAGTCGACGACATTATCGAACTGAAGCTCGCGCCCGCGACGGAGACGCTCGACGCACGCATCGCAGCCGGGGAGGCGGGCCAATATGACCTTGGTTTCGTAGACGCCGACAAGACCGGCTACGACGCCTATTACGAGCGTGGCCTCCACCTTCTGCGCAAAGGCGGCGTCATGCTTTTTGACAACGTGCTCTGGTCGGGCCGCGTTGCCGATCCTGCTGACACCTCCGCGGATACTTCGGCGCTTCGCGCGCTTGCGCAGAAGGCCAAAGCCGACGCGCGCGTTCACGCGGCGATGACAAGCATCGGCGACGGCTTGCTCTTCTGCGTGAAGAAGTGA
- a CDS encoding helix-turn-helix domain-containing protein, whose protein sequence is MNDERAANAIDKKVGQRVRSRRLEIGMSQERLAEILGVTFQQVQKYEKGVNRIAVSRLFDIANALDMTPGRFFEGLTAAVPGGAENRTEYVADALATPEGAQLMALFATIKSQKVRRRVVDLVRTLAEDEAKDS, encoded by the coding sequence ATGAATGATGAGCGCGCAGCCAACGCGATCGACAAGAAAGTCGGTCAGAGGGTGCGGTCTAGACGCCTGGAAATCGGTATGAGCCAGGAACGGCTCGCCGAAATACTTGGGGTCACCTTTCAGCAGGTCCAAAAGTACGAGAAGGGCGTCAATCGGATCGCGGTTAGTCGCTTGTTTGACATCGCGAATGCTCTGGACATGACGCCTGGCCGCTTTTTCGAGGGGCTGACTGCTGCCGTTCCCGGGGGCGCTGAAAACCGCACGGAATATGTGGCTGATGCCCTGGCGACCCCCGAGGGGGCTCAGCTCATGGCGCTGTTCGCGACGATCAAGAGCCAGAAGGTCCGTCGCCGTGTGGTCGATCTGGTCCGTACGCTTGCCGAGGACGAAGCCAAGGACAGCTAA
- the mdh gene encoding malate dehydrogenase, translating into MARAKIALIGSGMIGGTLAHIAAREELGDVILFDVVEGVPQGKALDIAEASPVFGKDSALKGANDYAGIAGADVCIVTAGVPRKPGMSRDDLLGINLKVMKAVGEGIAQHAPNAFVIVVTNPLDAMVWALRQFSKLPHNKVVGMAGVLDSARFRYFLAEEFKVSVEDVSAFVLGGHGDTMVPLVRYSTVAGIPLPDLVKMGWTSQEKLDQIVQRTRDGGAEIVGLLKTGSAFYAPAESAIQMAKSYLRDKKRVLPCAANLNGQYGLNDMYVGVPCIIGAGGVEKVIEIELSANERAMFDHSVNAVKGLVDACKGIDPSVG; encoded by the coding sequence ATGGCCCGCGCAAAAATCGCCCTTATCGGTTCTGGCATGATCGGCGGCACGCTCGCCCATATCGCGGCGCGTGAAGAACTGGGCGATGTGATCCTGTTCGACGTTGTCGAAGGCGTCCCGCAAGGCAAGGCGCTCGACATCGCCGAAGCTTCGCCGGTGTTCGGTAAGGACAGCGCGCTGAAGGGCGCGAACGATTATGCCGGCATCGCCGGCGCGGACGTTTGCATCGTCACGGCAGGCGTGCCGCGCAAGCCCGGCATGAGTCGCGATGATCTTCTCGGCATCAATCTCAAAGTCATGAAGGCAGTTGGCGAGGGCATCGCACAGCACGCGCCGAACGCGTTCGTCATCGTCGTCACCAATCCGTTGGATGCAATGGTGTGGGCGCTACGCCAATTCTCGAAGCTCCCGCACAACAAAGTCGTCGGCATGGCCGGCGTCTTGGATAGCGCGCGCTTCCGCTACTTCCTCGCCGAAGAGTTCAAGGTTTCAGTGGAAGACGTCTCGGCCTTCGTGCTCGGCGGTCACGGCGACACCATGGTGCCGCTGGTGCGCTACTCCACCGTCGCCGGCATTCCGCTGCCGGACTTGGTCAAGATGGGTTGGACCAGCCAAGAAAAGCTCGACCAGATCGTGCAACGCACGCGCGATGGCGGCGCCGAAATCGTTGGCCTGCTGAAGACCGGCTCTGCCTTCTACGCGCCGGCCGAAAGCGCGATTCAGATGGCGAAGAGCTATCTGCGCGATAAGAAGCGCGTGCTCCCATGCGCCGCCAACCTCAACGGCCAATATGGCTTGAACGACATGTATGTCGGCGTGCCGTGCATCATCGGAGCGGGCGGCGTTGAGAAAGTCATCGAAATCGAACTCAGCGCCAACGAACGCGCCATGTTCGATCACTCGGTGAATGCCGTGAAGGGCCTGGTCGACGCTTGCAAAGGCATTGATCCGTCGGTCGGCTAA
- the lnt gene encoding apolipoprotein N-acyltransferase produces the protein MNAEAASAAQSRVQTWFCARSPWQRRGIATAAGALATLGHAPLQLTLLFVAAIVVLVWLLDVSAQKERRLRSAFSMGWFFGLGHFTTGLYWVAAAFNVDSDAWGPIWGIPATLALASGLALFFGVGALLAVLLWTNDVRRVAALALGLFVSEWLRGHILTGFPWLLAAYVWTPGEPISQLASLIGSYGLTLLTLLIAATPATLADGDQSSGRRFAPMLVAALAVGMAWGWGAQHIAGAPAQPPGAEPIVRVADSGLGQAEKWENRPDQEWRVLDRYLDVTGDPNDDNADSIVIWPEGAIPVVNFFMLENPDFMAALGRGLGDRVLVTGLTRREGRADGVAYFNSAAVIDGVNGEARISQFYNKNHLVPFGEYIPFWSLVSNFNIAPLQRIGSGFEAGPSPTRLVIPGAPPAVVLICYEAIFPGMAPRGEGRPGWIVMVTNDAWFGGGSGPYQHYAMARYRAIEEGLPVARAASGGISAIVDSYGRQVAATNARVLYAEAQLPPALQETPYAQWGSIVLALLFAVIAAFRFIPSGRRGPGGSRK, from the coding sequence TTGAACGCTGAGGCAGCAAGCGCCGCGCAGTCGCGCGTCCAAACATGGTTTTGCGCGCGTTCGCCTTGGCAGCGGCGCGGTATCGCAACCGCTGCGGGCGCGCTCGCAACTTTAGGGCACGCGCCGCTTCAACTGACGCTGCTGTTCGTGGCGGCCATCGTTGTTTTGGTCTGGCTGCTGGATGTTTCGGCGCAAAAAGAGCGTCGTTTACGCTCGGCTTTCAGTATGGGCTGGTTCTTCGGGCTCGGCCATTTCACCACCGGGCTCTATTGGGTCGCGGCTGCCTTCAACGTCGACAGCGATGCGTGGGGGCCGATCTGGGGCATCCCGGCAACGCTCGCTTTGGCGAGCGGTCTTGCCTTGTTCTTTGGCGTCGGCGCGCTCCTCGCGGTGCTGCTATGGACGAACGACGTTCGGCGCGTTGCGGCGCTGGCGCTCGGCTTGTTCGTTTCGGAATGGCTGCGTGGTCATATCTTGACTGGCTTTCCGTGGCTGTTGGCGGCGTACGTCTGGACGCCCGGCGAGCCGATTTCGCAGCTGGCGTCTTTGATCGGCTCTTACGGCTTAACTCTGCTTACGCTGTTGATCGCCGCGACGCCGGCGACGTTGGCTGATGGTGACCAAAGTTCAGGCCGGCGCTTTGCGCCGATGTTGGTCGCGGCGCTTGCTGTCGGCATGGCGTGGGGATGGGGCGCTCAGCACATCGCAGGCGCGCCTGCCCAACCGCCCGGTGCTGAGCCGATCGTTCGCGTCGCGGATTCGGGGCTCGGCCAGGCCGAGAAATGGGAAAACCGACCCGATCAAGAATGGCGTGTGCTCGATCGGTATCTCGATGTCACCGGCGACCCAAACGACGACAATGCGGACTCGATCGTCATCTGGCCGGAAGGCGCCATACCGGTCGTGAACTTCTTCATGCTGGAGAACCCGGACTTCATGGCCGCACTCGGTCGTGGCTTGGGTGATCGCGTTCTGGTTACCGGCCTCACGCGCCGTGAAGGCCGCGCGGATGGCGTAGCGTACTTCAACTCCGCCGCCGTGATCGACGGCGTGAACGGCGAAGCTCGCATCAGCCAATTCTATAACAAGAACCATCTGGTGCCGTTCGGCGAGTACATCCCGTTTTGGTCGCTGGTCAGCAACTTCAACATCGCGCCGCTGCAACGCATTGGCTCTGGCTTTGAAGCGGGCCCCTCGCCGACCCGGCTCGTCATTCCCGGCGCGCCGCCGGCTGTGGTGCTGATCTGCTACGAGGCAATCTTCCCCGGCATGGCTCCGCGCGGCGAAGGCCGGCCCGGCTGGATCGTGATGGTCACCAACGACGCGTGGTTCGGGGGCGGCTCAGGTCCGTACCAGCACTATGCGATGGCCCGATATCGGGCGATCGAGGAGGGGCTTCCGGTCGCCCGGGCGGCCTCTGGCGGCATCTCCGCAATCGTCGATTCTTATGGCCGTCAGGTTGCCGCAACCAATGCGCGAGTGCTGTATGCGGAGGCGCAACTCCCCCCTGCGCTTCAAGAGACCCCATACGCGCAGTGGGGTAGTATAGTGCTCGCGCTTTTGTTTGCAGTTATCGCCGCGTTCCGGTTCATTCCCTCCGGACGTCGTGGACCGGGAGGGTCCCGAAAATGA
- a CDS encoding M28 family peptidase, with protein sequence MRSIILATAALALAYPASAQQQQQQVPGFVQASAPPAEAPPVAPIPAAQQRTIDRLQAAALESDHAYEIVESLVSEVGPRLAGSEAEARARDWAVGMLRANGFTNVRIEPFTLPYWDATREEAHIVSPGIERPMVAAALGGSPSTPEGGLTAEIVRFADMAALEAAPNSAVAGRIVFIDEHMSRAQDGSGYGVAVRKRGRCAPVAQAKGAAACLIRAVGTDTHRFAHQGGSSRQAQGASLPAMSISPADADVLANLIQRGTVRVRLDIRADIRENAQSGNVIAEIRGRERPDEIVLLAAHLDSWDMGQGAIDDGAGVAIVSAAARLIRDLPRRPRRTIRILLAGAEENGVHGGAAYGQAHANETHVVALESDFGAGRVWRFDTRFAESAAPYTRAFQRALSPLGVLPGNNQADGGADVNAIREAGTPVVDLSQDGTDYFNYHHTPDDTLYAIDPAALRQNVAAWATFVYLAADTDWTFRGAPAAQ encoded by the coding sequence ATGCGATCGATCATCTTAGCAACGGCGGCGCTTGCGCTCGCCTATCCGGCGAGTGCGCAACAACAGCAGCAGCAAGTGCCGGGCTTCGTTCAAGCCAGTGCGCCACCTGCCGAGGCGCCACCTGTCGCGCCGATACCTGCCGCACAGCAACGCACGATCGATCGCCTGCAAGCCGCAGCGCTCGAAAGCGATCACGCATACGAGATCGTAGAGAGCCTCGTTAGTGAAGTTGGCCCGCGTCTCGCGGGCTCCGAAGCTGAGGCGCGTGCGCGTGATTGGGCCGTTGGGATGTTGCGCGCGAATGGCTTTACCAACGTTCGTATCGAACCGTTCACGCTGCCTTATTGGGATGCGACGCGCGAAGAGGCGCACATTGTGTCTCCCGGCATTGAGCGCCCCATGGTTGCGGCGGCGCTTGGCGGCTCACCCTCGACACCGGAAGGCGGGTTGACTGCCGAGATCGTGCGCTTCGCCGACATGGCCGCGTTGGAGGCGGCGCCGAATAGCGCCGTGGCCGGCCGGATTGTCTTTATCGATGAGCACATGAGCCGCGCGCAGGATGGTTCCGGTTATGGCGTTGCGGTTCGTAAGCGCGGACGCTGTGCGCCGGTTGCGCAGGCAAAGGGCGCCGCAGCTTGCCTCATCCGCGCCGTTGGCACGGATACGCACCGTTTCGCGCACCAAGGCGGCAGCTCGCGTCAAGCACAAGGCGCTTCATTGCCCGCAATGTCGATTTCGCCAGCCGATGCCGATGTGCTTGCAAACCTCATCCAGCGCGGCACCGTGCGTGTTCGCCTCGATATCCGAGCCGACATTCGTGAGAATGCGCAGTCTGGCAACGTGATCGCGGAGATCCGTGGCCGTGAGCGCCCTGATGAAATCGTGCTGCTGGCTGCGCACTTGGATTCCTGGGATATGGGGCAGGGAGCCATTGATGACGGCGCGGGCGTCGCCATCGTCTCAGCCGCCGCGCGCCTTATCCGTGATTTGCCACGCCGCCCGCGCCGCACGATCCGTATCTTGCTCGCTGGCGCAGAAGAGAATGGCGTCCACGGCGGCGCGGCCTACGGGCAAGCGCACGCGAACGAAACCCACGTCGTTGCGCTCGAGAGCGATTTCGGCGCCGGGCGCGTGTGGCGTTTCGATACGCGATTTGCGGAGTCGGCCGCGCCTTATACGCGCGCGTTCCAGCGCGCTCTCTCTCCGCTGGGTGTTTTGCCGGGCAATAACCAGGCGGACGGCGGCGCAGACGTGAACGCGATCCGAGAAGCGGGGACCCCGGTCGTTGATCTCAGCCAGGATGGTACGGACTACTTCAACTATCACCACACGCCGGACGACACGCTCTACGCGATCGACCCCGCGGCGCTTCGGCAGAACGTCGCTGCCTGGGCGACCTTCGTGTACCTCGCGGCCGACACCGATTGGACATTCCGCGGCGCGCCAGCAGCACAATAG
- a CDS encoding LytTR family DNA-binding domain-containing protein, whose translation MTNAKEPRIPKIDHPLTRTLTIVAAIGAFLAFTNPFGATGSVPYWASFLYWTTLVGEGWFGATFIARTLERMVPRIGALANRIAATVLIAAVVSGTVVLFQIAIDQPVSVSYYPRLYGLVLGVSIAIAGLAWLVDRAFKDQWPGAQTHAAPAGARPVRFMERLPPKLRGAALHAVSSEDHYLRLHTSKGSDLILMRLSDAITELEGLEGAQTHRSWWVAREGVESTRRDGDKLVLILKGGAEAPVSRPNVRVLREAGWY comes from the coding sequence ATGACGAACGCCAAAGAGCCTCGCATACCGAAGATCGATCACCCGCTGACGCGGACGTTGACGATCGTGGCCGCCATCGGCGCATTTTTGGCCTTCACCAACCCCTTCGGCGCCACCGGTTCAGTGCCCTATTGGGCCAGCTTCCTCTATTGGACGACGCTCGTCGGCGAAGGCTGGTTCGGGGCCACCTTCATTGCTCGCACGCTTGAGAGGATGGTTCCGCGTATTGGCGCGCTTGCAAACCGGATCGCCGCGACCGTGCTGATTGCCGCCGTCGTAAGTGGCACGGTCGTGCTCTTTCAGATCGCCATCGATCAGCCAGTTTCGGTCTCGTACTACCCAAGGCTCTACGGCCTGGTTCTGGGAGTGAGCATCGCCATCGCCGGCCTTGCTTGGTTGGTCGACCGTGCATTCAAGGATCAATGGCCAGGCGCCCAAACGCACGCCGCGCCAGCTGGCGCAAGGCCGGTCCGGTTCATGGAGCGCCTGCCGCCAAAACTTAGAGGCGCAGCGCTCCACGCCGTCTCCTCCGAAGACCACTATCTGCGCCTGCATACGTCGAAAGGCTCAGATCTCATCCTGATGCGTCTGTCGGACGCGATCACGGAGCTTGAGGGCCTCGAAGGCGCGCAGACACACCGCTCATGGTGGGTTGCGCGAGAGGGCGTCGAAAGTACACGGCGCGACGGCGACAAACTCGTCCTCATCCTCAAAGGCGGCGCCGAAGCTCCAGTGAGCCGGCCCAACGTGCGCGTGCTACGCGAGGCCGGCTGGTACTAG
- a CDS encoding 2OG-Fe(II) oxygenase has product MIQLRLNPNIDPAPYAKAYAADKAVQISNLFEEETANALERVLLNLPWRLICQNEYRETITITQETLAGMSVEARRKLEDGIRQRAAENFGYTYYTYPMIEAALRGWDPGHPIHALTQFLNSAEFIAFAKEIISEPRITKIDAHASNYQRGHYLTRHVDDGAKKERRAAYTIGFSRNWQPDWGGLLLFLDKKQDVEAGFLPRFNTLTVFDGLRLHSVTSISTFTPSPRLSIAGWFRDDPITR; this is encoded by the coding sequence ATGATCCAGCTCCGGCTCAATCCCAATATCGACCCAGCGCCTTACGCAAAGGCATATGCCGCTGACAAAGCGGTGCAGATTTCAAATTTGTTCGAAGAGGAGACGGCGAACGCGCTTGAGCGCGTGCTTCTCAACTTACCGTGGCGGCTGATCTGTCAGAACGAGTACCGCGAAACCATAACGATCACGCAGGAGACGCTCGCGGGCATGTCGGTTGAAGCACGCCGCAAACTGGAAGACGGCATCCGCCAACGGGCGGCGGAGAATTTTGGCTATACGTACTACACATACCCCATGATCGAAGCGGCGTTGCGCGGCTGGGATCCGGGACACCCCATTCACGCGCTCACGCAATTCCTGAACTCTGCCGAGTTCATCGCCTTCGCCAAAGAAATCATCAGCGAGCCGCGCATTACCAAGATCGATGCACACGCCAGCAATTATCAGCGCGGCCATTACCTCACGCGCCACGTCGACGATGGGGCCAAGAAGGAGCGCCGCGCCGCTTACACGATCGGCTTTTCACGCAACTGGCAGCCGGATTGGGGCGGCCTGCTCCTGTTCTTGGACAAGAAGCAGGATGTCGAGGCCGGTTTCCTGCCGCGCTTCAACACGCTAACTGTCTTTGATGGACTGCGTCTGCACTCAGTGACGTCGATTTCGACCTTCACACCTTCGCCGCGTCTCTCAATCGCGGGCTGGTTCCGCGACGATCCGATCACGCGCTAG